DNA sequence from the Leptospira bouyouniensis genome:
ACAGACAAACGCTCGTGGTAACTATAATCCGGCAATTACAAGTTTTGATGGTTCTCTAATTCTGTAAAATGAACATAATCAACAAATTTAAATTAAACCCGGAGTATTTAAATGAATATTTATAAAAAAGATAATGAGATTCTTGTTAGCCTAAATGGGTGTCCAAGTGGATGGCAGATTCTTGGATTCGATCCATTAATTACCGATGAAAATAAAGACTTTGTAATAGGCTTTAATAACGGGAAAGCTACTTTCAATCTTACTGCTATTAATGCAAAAATTCAAGCCGACAAGGAAAAGGAAATCAATAGATTGAAATCGGAAATAATCCTTTATGCCGAATCTATCTCTAATGATGGAGTATCCTTCCTAAACAAAAAATTTCAGGCTCGCGAAACAGATCTCAATCGGATGAATCTCGCCATTTCCAAAGTATCACTTGGTGGAACATTTCTTGGTGCTTGGCGTGCATTTGACAATACTTGGGTTGAGATGTCTATTGAACAATTGACACAA
Encoded proteins:
- a CDS encoding DUF4376 domain-containing protein, with amino-acid sequence MNIYKKDNEILVSLNGCPSGWQILGFDPLITDENKDFVIGFNNGKATFNLTAINAKIQADKEKEINRLKSEIILYAESISNDGVSFLNKKFQARETDLNRMNLAISKVSLGGTFLGAWRAFDNTWVEMSIEQLTQLALLAASLWENNFKKSRIIIDLLSEMTIEDLKNYNIQAAWDAIN